One stretch of Equus przewalskii isolate Varuska chromosome 9, EquPr2, whole genome shotgun sequence DNA includes these proteins:
- the LYRM2 gene encoding LYR motif-containing protein 2, with translation MATSRLPPATLTLKQFMRRQQVLLLYRRILQAIRQVPNDSDRQYLKDWAREEFKRNKSATEEDAIRMMITQGNMQLKELEKTLALAKS, from the exons ATGGCGACTTCCCGCTTACCCCCAGCGACGCTGACGCTAAAGCAG TTCATGAGAAGGCAGCAAGTTCTCCTGCTCTACAGAAGGATTCTGCAAGCAATTCGGCAGGTGCCGAATGATTCTGATCGCCAGTACTTGAAGGACTGGGCAAGGGaagaattcaaaagaaacaaaagtgccACCGAAGAG GACGCAATCCGGATGATGATTACTCAAGGCAATATGCAGCTCAAGGAGTTAGAAAAAACACTTGCCTTAGCCAAATCTTAA